From a region of the Desulfuromonas sp. KJ2020 genome:
- the hemB gene encoding porphobilinogen synthase, translated as MFFPEYRARRLRRNANLRRMVRETHLRVDDLIYPMFSAFGKGIKKEIPSMPGIYQQSIEHIVAEAKEVHELGIPAVILFGIPEHKDPLGQDAYAEKGIIQETIRAIKSAVPELTVITDVCLCEYTDHGHCGVIKDGDVDNDETLELLAAEALSHARAGADIVAPSDMMDGRIAAIRAILDANGFSHIPVMSYAVKYASAYYGPFRDAAESTPQFGDRRSYQMDPANRLEAFREATLDVQECADFLMVKPALAYLDILRDLKERFDLPLVAYNVSGEYSMIKAAAKMGWVDEERLILETLLGMKRAGADLIITYHAKEAARLL; from the coding sequence ATGTTTTTTCCCGAATATCGTGCCCGCCGCCTGCGCCGCAACGCCAACCTGCGCCGGATGGTGCGGGAGACGCATCTGCGCGTCGACGACCTGATCTATCCCATGTTCAGCGCTTTCGGTAAAGGGATCAAAAAAGAGATCCCCTCCATGCCGGGCATCTATCAGCAGTCCATCGAACACATCGTTGCCGAGGCCAAGGAGGTTCATGAGCTCGGTATTCCGGCCGTCATCCTCTTCGGCATCCCCGAACACAAGGATCCCCTGGGGCAGGACGCCTATGCCGAGAAGGGCATCATTCAAGAGACCATCCGCGCCATCAAGAGCGCCGTTCCGGAACTCACCGTCATCACCGACGTGTGCCTGTGCGAATACACCGACCACGGCCACTGCGGGGTTATCAAGGACGGCGACGTGGACAACGACGAGACCCTGGAGCTGCTCGCCGCCGAGGCCCTCTCCCATGCCCGCGCCGGCGCCGACATCGTCGCCCCTTCCGATATGATGGACGGTCGCATCGCCGCGATCCGCGCCATCCTCGACGCCAACGGTTTCTCTCACATCCCGGTGATGAGTTACGCCGTCAAGTATGCCAGCGCCTACTACGGCCCCTTTCGCGACGCAGCCGAATCGACCCCCCAGTTCGGCGATCGCCGCAGCTATCAGATGGATCCGGCCAACCGACTGGAGGCCTTCCGTGAGGCGACCCTCGATGTCCAGGAATGCGCCGATTTTCTCATGGTCAAGCCGGCGCTGGCCTATCTCGACATCCTGCGTGATCTCAAAGAACGCTTCGATCTGCCTCTGGTGGCCTACAACGTTTCTGGAGAGTACTCCATGATCAAAGCTGCGGCCAAAATGGGCTGGGTCGACGAGGAGCGCCTCATTCTCGAAACCCTGCTCGGCATGAAACGGGCCGGTGCCGATCTCATCATCACCTACCATGCCAAGGAGGCTGCCCGTCTCCTGTAG
- the cobA gene encoding uroporphyrinogen-III C-methyltransferase: MKPGIVYLIGAGPGDRGLITVRGLECLRRADVVVYDYLANPAFLDEAPATAEHHYVGKTRGRHQAPQEEINALLEAKAREGKTVARLKGGDPYVFGRGGEEALHLHRCGIPFEIVPGVTAGFAAAAYAGIPLTHRDFTTSLALVTGHEDPDKKMSSLDWSKLATGVGTLVFYMGMANLPLIVRELMAHGRPASTPVAVVRWATTPRQQTLTGTLADIVVQVRETGLKPPAVIIVGEVIRLREELQWFENRPLFGRRIVVTRTAEQAGDFNRLLEEQGALPIGCPVIEIVPPQNWQEVDAAIAGLSSTDYLVLTSANGVDIFFGRLRQLGLDLRALAGVKVVAVGPKTAAAMEVFGLLPDLVPAEYRAEAVVELLQQEGVAGKRIFYPRAEKARDVLPRELAAAGAEVVAPVAYRTLAPAGAGETVRHLLQAKEVDAVTFTSSSTVENFLALLGPDAVELLQDVTIVSIGPLTSATARRHGLNVQVEPPDYTLEGMVAALITYYHPS; encoded by the coding sequence TTGAAGCCGGGCATCGTCTACCTCATCGGGGCCGGGCCCGGCGACCGCGGGCTGATTACCGTGCGCGGCCTCGAATGCCTGCGCCGGGCCGATGTGGTGGTCTACGACTATCTGGCCAATCCCGCCTTTCTCGACGAGGCGCCGGCCACGGCAGAGCACCATTACGTTGGCAAAACCCGCGGCCGGCATCAGGCGCCGCAGGAAGAGATCAACGCCCTGCTGGAGGCCAAGGCCCGCGAAGGCAAGACGGTGGCCCGGCTCAAGGGGGGGGACCCTTATGTGTTCGGCCGCGGTGGCGAAGAGGCGCTGCACCTGCACCGATGTGGCATCCCCTTTGAGATTGTCCCCGGCGTGACCGCCGGCTTTGCCGCCGCCGCCTACGCCGGCATCCCCCTGACCCACCGGGATTTCACCACCAGCCTGGCCCTGGTCACCGGTCATGAGGATCCGGACAAGAAGATGTCCAGCCTCGACTGGTCGAAACTGGCCACCGGGGTCGGCACCCTGGTCTTTTACATGGGGATGGCCAACCTTCCCCTGATTGTGCGGGAATTGATGGCCCATGGACGTCCCGCCTCGACCCCCGTCGCCGTTGTGCGCTGGGCCACCACTCCCCGCCAGCAGACGCTTACGGGCACCCTGGCCGATATCGTGGTGCAGGTGCGGGAGACGGGACTCAAGCCGCCGGCGGTGATCATTGTCGGCGAAGTGATCCGCCTGCGCGAAGAACTGCAGTGGTTTGAAAACAGGCCCCTCTTCGGCCGGCGCATTGTCGTCACCCGCACGGCCGAGCAGGCCGGCGATTTCAACCGTCTGCTCGAAGAGCAGGGCGCCCTGCCCATCGGCTGCCCCGTCATCGAGATCGTTCCCCCGCAGAACTGGCAGGAGGTGGATGCCGCCATCGCCGGTCTTTCGTCCACCGACTATCTGGTGCTGACCTCGGCCAACGGCGTCGACATTTTTTTCGGTCGACTGCGCCAGCTTGGGCTCGACCTGCGTGCCCTGGCCGGCGTCAAAGTCGTTGCCGTCGGGCCCAAGACGGCAGCCGCCATGGAAGTCTTTGGCCTTCTTCCCGACCTGGTGCCGGCCGAATACCGGGCCGAAGCGGTGGTTGAACTGCTGCAGCAGGAAGGTGTGGCGGGAAAGCGTATCTTTTACCCTCGTGCCGAAAAGGCCCGGGACGTGTTGCCCCGCGAGCTGGCCGCGGCGGGTGCCGAGGTGGTGGCGCCCGTGGCCTATCGTACCCTGGCGCCGGCTGGCGCCGGCGAGACCGTGCGTCACCTCCTGCAGGCGAAAGAGGTCGATGCCGTGACCTTCACCTCGTCGTCGACGGTGGAGAACTTTCTGGCCCTGCTGGGACCCGACGCGGTCGAACTGTTGCAGGACGTCACCATCGTCTCCATCGGCCCGCTGACCTCGGCCACCGCCCGTCGCCACGGACTGAACGTACAGGTCGAGCCGCCGGATTACACCCTGGAGGGGATGGTGGCGGCCCTGATTACCTATTATCACCCATCGTGA
- a CDS encoding pitrilysin family protein, with protein MVNVKNQTASAEYHLSTLANGLRVVTVEMPHLHSAEMMCYVGVGSRNEEDQLAGISHFLEHMIFRGTAEYPSSLQLEQAFETIGGAVNASTDTEGTCYHSRLHPDCIAEGARLFASMLLRPSLSDVEVERRIILEEALEDLNERGEMIAPDNLTAQLLWPGHPLSRPTIGCRETISAITPEDLRAYHRRYYHPANTVIAVAGRVRPGEVLRAVEEAFAAWPSADLHACLPAPAGGGETQPESIWIKDSDSQINLQLAFRLPGRHAREVAALRLLRAVLSWGGASRLMLRLREMKGLTYNVEANLALLDDCGCLTVDLAVAPDNLTAAVAELLLIFEELCQVPVGEEELRRVVQSYLFALDFSRDHTDDLATRYGWGELVGCVRTLAEDRREMQSVEACELRQTAAAFFTPGALKLAVVGPFRARDRREVEKMLKRYRQG; from the coding sequence ATGGTGAATGTGAAGAACCAGACCGCCAGCGCCGAATATCACCTCAGCACCCTGGCCAATGGCCTGCGGGTCGTGACGGTGGAGATGCCCCATCTGCACAGCGCCGAAATGATGTGCTACGTCGGTGTCGGTAGTCGCAATGAAGAGGATCAGCTCGCGGGCATCTCCCACTTTCTGGAGCACATGATTTTCCGGGGGACGGCGGAATACCCTTCCAGCCTCCAGCTGGAGCAAGCCTTTGAGACCATCGGCGGCGCCGTCAATGCCTCCACCGACACCGAGGGGACCTGCTACCATTCCCGACTGCATCCCGATTGTATTGCCGAAGGAGCCAGACTCTTTGCCTCCATGCTGCTGCGGCCCAGCCTTAGCGACGTGGAGGTAGAGCGGCGCATCATTCTGGAAGAGGCTCTGGAAGATCTCAACGAGCGCGGGGAGATGATCGCTCCGGACAACCTGACGGCGCAGCTGCTCTGGCCCGGTCATCCCCTCAGCCGTCCGACCATCGGCTGCCGGGAGACCATCAGCGCCATTACCCCCGAAGATCTCCGCGCCTACCATCGCCGCTATTACCATCCCGCCAATACGGTTATCGCCGTGGCCGGGCGGGTGCGGCCCGGCGAGGTGCTGAGGGCGGTGGAGGAAGCCTTTGCCGCCTGGCCGAGCGCCGACCTCCATGCCTGCCTGCCAGCCCCGGCAGGAGGCGGGGAGACGCAGCCCGAGTCGATCTGGATCAAGGATTCCGACTCGCAGATCAACCTGCAGCTGGCCTTTCGCCTGCCCGGCCGCCATGCCCGTGAAGTGGCGGCCCTGCGGCTACTGCGGGCGGTACTCTCCTGGGGGGGCGCCTCCCGCCTGATGCTGCGCCTGCGGGAGATGAAGGGGCTAACCTACAACGTCGAGGCCAATCTGGCTCTGCTCGACGATTGCGGCTGCCTGACCGTCGACCTGGCCGTAGCTCCCGACAACCTGACGGCCGCCGTGGCGGAGCTTTTACTGATTTTCGAGGAGCTGTGTCAGGTGCCGGTGGGCGAAGAGGAGTTGCGGCGCGTGGTGCAGAGCTATCTCTTCGCCCTCGATTTCAGCCGCGACCACACGGACGATCTGGCCACGCGCTACGGCTGGGGGGAGCTGGTCGGCTGTGTACGCACCCTGGCGGAGGATCGCCGCGAGATGCAGTCTGTGGAGGCGTGCGAGCTCAGGCAGACGGCCGCCGCCTTCTTCACTCCCGGCGCTCTCAAGCTGGCCGTGGTCGGCCCCTTTCGCGCCCGCGACCGCCGGGAAGTGGAGAAGATGCTCAAGCGCTACCGTCAGGGGTGA
- a CDS encoding NAD-binding protein, with translation MASGKTIIIGLGSVGFQLLRLLSKDFQLTCIDTRPDILEAARQLKGNSLVTLVGDATSRLVLEDAGAAEADMVVITTTSETINIEVARVLYEHFDVPRVVAIGITQKGIEQLEAYDVEVEGLFAVSAIGLRNRLEAKTKTVTGIGLGKNEILEVEVHPYSRLANKPLSSLNPKSWRIGIIYREGNIVIPRGETILRPKDRIILLGDPKVLKTVADMLTFRFTLFPLEYGDTLVAYIGPGDSTDYLEEIAYLASVYPLERALFLCSNRSEQLDQSLRTIAEKHRLTEMVIEEVPGPVQEKTVTELLQKHGRRAGIVVLSHQAAIGSFFRRFSHGRKQFLRELSTLVGCPVLIAGGSFPYADVAVPCYEPSGLQSALETTLEMTSAIDYRINALFVTLSPYISSEQETDVFDEMTKTVADLGLVYKASIKNVILDGNPIRSVEEALGRYNLMVSSIGSWRENTLLGELFRPDVPWRIVLTSPVSVLLIPPVEALA, from the coding sequence ATGGCGTCCGGCAAAACCATCATCATCGGTCTAGGCAGCGTGGGCTTTCAGCTCCTGCGTCTGCTTTCGAAGGACTTTCAGCTGACCTGCATTGATACCCGCCCCGATATTCTGGAGGCGGCCCGGCAACTTAAGGGCAACAGTCTGGTCACCTTGGTTGGGGACGCCACCAGCCGCCTGGTGCTTGAAGACGCTGGCGCCGCCGAAGCGGATATGGTGGTGATCACCACCACCTCGGAGACGATCAATATTGAGGTGGCCCGTGTTCTCTACGAGCACTTCGACGTTCCCCGGGTGGTGGCCATCGGCATCACCCAGAAGGGGATCGAGCAGCTGGAAGCCTATGACGTGGAGGTCGAAGGGCTCTTTGCCGTCAGCGCCATCGGTCTGCGCAATCGCCTCGAGGCCAAGACCAAGACGGTGACGGGCATCGGCCTTGGCAAGAACGAGATCCTCGAAGTCGAGGTGCATCCCTACTCCCGTCTGGCCAACAAGCCCCTCTCGTCGCTCAATCCCAAAAGCTGGCGCATCGGCATTATCTATCGCGAGGGGAATATCGTCATTCCCCGCGGTGAGACCATTTTGCGCCCCAAGGACCGCATCATTCTGCTCGGCGACCCCAAGGTGCTCAAGACCGTGGCCGACATGCTCACCTTTCGTTTCACCCTCTTTCCCCTCGAATACGGCGATACCCTTGTCGCCTACATCGGTCCCGGCGATTCGACGGACTACCTGGAGGAAATCGCCTATCTCGCCAGCGTCTACCCTTTGGAACGGGCCCTGTTTCTCTGCTCCAACCGCAGCGAACAGCTGGACCAGAGCCTGCGGACCATTGCCGAAAAACACCGGCTGACCGAGATGGTCATTGAAGAGGTGCCCGGCCCCGTGCAGGAGAAGACCGTCACGGAACTTCTGCAGAAGCACGGGCGGCGCGCCGGCATCGTGGTGCTGTCGCACCAGGCGGCGATTGGCTCCTTCTTCCGGCGCTTCAGTCACGGGCGCAAGCAGTTTTTGCGTGAGCTCTCCACCCTGGTCGGCTGTCCCGTGCTCATCGCCGGCGGCAGCTTTCCCTATGCCGATGTGGCGGTGCCCTGCTACGAACCCAGCGGTCTGCAGTCGGCTCTCGAGACGACCCTGGAGATGACTTCGGCTATCGATTACCGCATCAACGCGCTCTTCGTGACCCTCTCGCCCTATATTTCCTCCGAGCAGGAGACCGACGTTTTCGATGAAATGACCAAGACCGTGGCCGACCTGGGCCTGGTGTACAAGGCGAGCATCAAGAACGTCATCCTTGACGGCAACCCCATCCGCTCCGTCGAGGAGGCGCTTGGCCGCTACAACCTGATGGTCAGCAGCATCGGCAGCTGGCGCGAAAACACTCTGCTGGGCGAACTCTTCCGTCCCGATGTGCCCTGGCGGATCGTGCTGACCTCCCCGGTGAGCGTCCTGCTCATCCCCCCCGTCGAGGCGCTGGCCTAG
- the hemC gene encoding hydroxymethylbilane synthase, with amino-acid sequence MAKKVLRIGTRSSQLALWQANWVKSELENRYPGLEVTLTKIKTQGDKILDVPLAMVGGKGLFVKEIEEAMLRGEIDIAVHSMKDVPTIFPEGLALRCITKREDPRDICVIQSGCCSFRDLPQGARIGTSSLRRKAQLLHLRPDFQMVDIRGNVETRIRKLTDDDLHAVILAAAGMHRLGFSAQISEYLPTSVSVPAIGQGALGLESRMDDAETNEMIDFFNHPDTAAAVIAERALLRRLEGGCQVPIAGYGEVHGDTLTFTGLVSSVDGCKFLKKTVTCAVDDAEKIGISVADDLLLQGADKILNEVYNHETFNVDREDV; translated from the coding sequence ATGGCCAAAAAAGTACTGCGTATCGGAACCCGCTCCAGCCAGCTGGCCTTGTGGCAGGCCAACTGGGTCAAATCGGAACTGGAAAATCGCTATCCGGGCCTTGAGGTCACCCTGACCAAGATCAAGACCCAGGGCGACAAGATTCTCGACGTTCCTCTGGCCATGGTGGGCGGTAAGGGCCTGTTCGTCAAAGAGATCGAAGAAGCCATGCTGCGCGGCGAAATCGATATCGCCGTTCATTCGATGAAGGACGTGCCGACGATCTTTCCCGAGGGACTGGCCCTGCGCTGCATTACCAAGCGGGAAGACCCCCGCGATATCTGCGTCATTCAGTCGGGCTGCTGTTCTTTCCGCGACCTGCCCCAGGGGGCTCGCATCGGGACCTCGTCGCTGCGACGCAAGGCGCAGCTGCTCCACCTGCGCCCCGACTTTCAGATGGTCGACATTCGCGGCAACGTGGAGACGCGTATCCGCAAATTGACCGATGATGACCTGCACGCGGTCATTTTGGCGGCGGCTGGCATGCACCGCCTCGGTTTTTCGGCCCAGATCAGCGAATATCTGCCCACGTCCGTGTCCGTGCCGGCCATCGGGCAGGGGGCGCTGGGTCTGGAAAGCCGCATGGACGATGCCGAGACCAATGAGATGATCGACTTCTTCAATCATCCGGACACGGCCGCCGCGGTCATCGCCGAGCGCGCCCTGCTGCGCCGCCTCGAAGGGGGCTGTCAGGTGCCTATCGCCGGCTATGGCGAGGTGCACGGCGACACCCTCACCTTCACCGGCCTGGTCTCCAGCGTCGACGGCTGCAAGTTTCTCAAAAAGACCGTCACCTGTGCCGTGGACGATGCCGAGAAAATTGGCATCTCCGTTGCCGATGACCTGCTGCTGCAGGGTGCCGACAAGATTCTCAACGAGGTCTACAATCACGAGACGTTCAATGTCGATCGGGAAGATGTCTGA
- the hemA gene encoding glutamyl-tRNA reductase: MNILVVGLSHKTAPVEIREKVAFAPTAMETPLHALLALPGINEGIIVSTCNRVELYATSRDADAGMAQLKRFLAEFHRLSLEELEPHLYDYRGEEAIRHVFRVAASLDSMVIGEPQILGQIKTAYGYASEFKTAGLILNRFLHKAFSVAKRVRTETNIASNAVSVSFAAVELARKIFSSLNDKTVLIIGAGEMCELAARHFVNNGVTSVMVTNRTLERAEKLAQEFNGRAVAFSEFPHHLHQVDIILTSTGAPDFILSHKQVEEVIRLRKNKPMFLIDIAVPRDIDPRVNDIDNIYLYDVDDLQGVVQANLKERQKEAKKAEAIIQEEIGQFFQWLSCLDVVPTIVSLRRKMEEIRQKEMEKTFANLKHLGAEERKAIEALTGAIINKILHQPTAVLKNAQNGEGDSYVDAVRTLFGLECPNPEGEMLRLDSQSKED, translated from the coding sequence ATGAATATCCTAGTTGTCGGACTCAGTCACAAAACAGCCCCGGTTGAAATCCGTGAGAAGGTCGCTTTTGCGCCCACCGCCATGGAAACGCCTCTGCATGCCCTGCTGGCCCTGCCGGGTATCAACGAAGGGATTATCGTCTCTACCTGCAACCGGGTCGAGCTTTACGCTACCAGTCGGGATGCCGATGCCGGCATGGCGCAACTCAAGCGCTTTCTGGCCGAATTTCATCGCCTTTCCCTGGAAGAACTGGAGCCTCATCTCTACGATTATCGAGGGGAAGAGGCCATCCGCCACGTCTTTCGCGTCGCCGCCAGCCTCGACTCCATGGTGATCGGTGAACCGCAGATTCTCGGTCAGATCAAGACGGCCTACGGCTATGCCTCCGAATTCAAGACCGCCGGTCTCATCCTTAACCGCTTTCTGCACAAGGCCTTCTCCGTGGCCAAGCGGGTGCGCACCGAGACCAATATTGCCAGCAATGCCGTCTCCGTCTCTTTCGCCGCCGTGGAGCTGGCCCGGAAGATTTTCAGCTCCCTCAACGACAAAACGGTGCTGATTATCGGGGCCGGCGAAATGTGCGAGCTGGCCGCCCGTCACTTCGTCAATAACGGGGTGACGTCCGTCATGGTGACCAACCGCACCCTGGAGCGCGCCGAAAAGCTGGCGCAGGAATTCAACGGACGCGCCGTCGCCTTCAGCGAATTCCCCCACCACCTGCACCAGGTCGACATCATTCTCACCTCCACGGGCGCGCCCGACTTCATTCTCAGCCACAAGCAGGTGGAAGAGGTCATCCGCCTGCGCAAGAACAAGCCGATGTTCCTCATCGATATCGCCGTGCCACGGGACATCGATCCGCGTGTCAACGATATCGACAACATCTATCTTTACGATGTGGACGACCTGCAGGGGGTGGTGCAGGCCAATCTGAAGGAGCGCCAGAAGGAGGCCAAAAAAGCCGAAGCCATTATTCAGGAAGAAATCGGCCAGTTTTTCCAGTGGCTCTCCTGTCTCGATGTGGTACCGACCATTGTCTCCCTGCGACGGAAGATGGAAGAAATCCGCCAGAAAGAGATGGAGAAGACCTTTGCCAACCTTAAACACCTGGGTGCGGAGGAGCGTAAGGCCATCGAAGCCCTTACCGGCGCCATCATCAACAAGATCCTGCATCAGCCGACGGCCGTGCTGAAAAATGCCCAGAACGGCGAAGGCGACAGTTATGTCGATGCCGTCAGAACCCTTTTCGGGCTGGAGTGTCCCAACCCCGAAGGAGAGATGCTGCGGCTCGACAGCCAATCGAAAGAAGATTAG
- a CDS encoding GPMC system transcriptional regulator produces MNTAPNLSPQVRELTAKIGGYGKENLEDILHVMMEAIGLVAPHHRCRIYLEDLTSGSLKCAAANGIHARSIRRQGFPINSEEFLVSRVYTTQEAAWVSDVATLDNPFALELAERFAVQSSYHLPLVHQGRAVGVLCIDSSRKGQLPSDDQQESLATFLQQVVPGIDQARKYHQQIVLARRVDEAKKKEAAFAMVKSAVELLDRLALASVLVPSPLAPDAGEEGLQVLATFSKEKDVKRIYEDDKLISLAPGKSLLSQYINSAGIIIDDTLLKPLFLPSLPTESLQKRYLTEELGLKSLYVVPRYDPYTRRVICLVNYYTKEDYRFSEFETGLLEAHAEMAERVIQEIGDEHMEVKVLSEINDLLKEKFEGLQPFLNRILSMATELIGASTGSIALVREENGERWLVVEEPDGRLIGAKSKEWLKKNIPPIRVGSTNLPPGERSLTGHVAYTGRPYLVSDTAEEKLAGGFYREITEAIKSELAVPVISDGEVIAVICLDSLRPYYFTEEHKRLLLIIERMISRYLSDLQRIEKLTTEVNRLRTDVGYKDPKISSYKLGNIIGNSTKANEVVDFIQRITPPIFNRIAYWHQRDIQEATLGLPSILITGCTGSGKEFLFNNIFSRLNEMYREKLAPQGELPVKKTNIAAYSGELTYSELFGHKRGAFTGAHADRKGILEEAHGGVVFLDEIGDADPKTQVQLLRFLDNGGFVRLGENTTRYARVLLIAATNKNLRQLIREGHFREDLYHRLSELTIEVPSLNQRHEDIPDLATHFLGKLFRVYKKPEETEDDAPTLTRSAQNLLVQHHYTGNIRELRSILLRALFFRKGHVINEEDIRRVLSSMEAQEREDVAEKLTEQMAQEILEGITRGERDFWSAVHTPFSENRISRDVVAAVVDLARAQGGTTMPKLAVLLKACDVKNGTDEDQKVFYKFKNFLYKTIRIA; encoded by the coding sequence ATGAATACGGCACCCAACCTCTCGCCGCAGGTCCGCGAGCTGACGGCCAAGATCGGCGGTTACGGCAAGGAAAACCTCGAAGACATCCTGCACGTCATGATGGAGGCCATTGGTCTCGTCGCGCCACACCATCGTTGCCGCATCTACCTGGAAGACCTGACCAGCGGCAGCCTCAAATGCGCCGCCGCCAACGGCATCCACGCCCGCAGCATCCGGCGGCAGGGCTTCCCCATCAACTCTGAGGAATTCCTGGTCAGCCGGGTCTACACCACCCAGGAAGCGGCCTGGGTCAGTGACGTGGCGACTCTGGATAACCCTTTCGCCCTCGAATTGGCGGAGCGTTTCGCCGTGCAGTCCTCCTACCACCTCCCCCTTGTCCACCAGGGACGGGCCGTGGGCGTCCTCTGCATCGACAGCAGCCGCAAGGGGCAGCTCCCCTCGGACGACCAGCAGGAGAGCCTGGCGACCTTTCTGCAGCAGGTCGTCCCCGGCATCGACCAGGCCCGCAAGTACCACCAGCAGATCGTGCTGGCCCGGCGGGTGGACGAGGCCAAAAAAAAGGAGGCAGCCTTCGCCATGGTGAAATCGGCGGTCGAGCTGCTCGATCGCCTCGCCCTCGCCTCGGTCCTCGTTCCTTCTCCCCTGGCTCCCGATGCCGGCGAAGAGGGCCTGCAGGTGCTGGCCACCTTCTCCAAGGAAAAGGACGTCAAGCGCATTTACGAGGATGACAAGCTCATCAGCCTGGCACCGGGCAAGTCGCTGCTCTCCCAGTATATCAACAGCGCCGGCATTATCATCGACGATACCCTGCTCAAGCCTCTCTTTCTGCCCAGCCTGCCCACCGAATCCCTGCAGAAGCGCTACCTCACCGAGGAACTGGGGCTGAAATCCCTTTACGTCGTCCCCCGCTACGACCCCTACACCCGCCGCGTCATCTGCCTGGTCAACTACTATACAAAGGAGGACTACCGTTTTTCCGAGTTCGAGACGGGCCTGCTCGAAGCCCACGCCGAGATGGCCGAGCGGGTCATCCAGGAGATCGGCGACGAGCACATGGAGGTCAAGGTCCTCTCGGAGATCAACGACCTGCTCAAGGAGAAGTTCGAGGGTCTGCAGCCCTTTCTCAACCGCATCCTGTCCATGGCGACGGAGCTCATCGGCGCCTCCACCGGCAGCATCGCCCTGGTGCGGGAGGAGAACGGCGAACGCTGGCTGGTAGTGGAAGAACCCGACGGCCGCCTCATCGGCGCCAAGAGCAAGGAGTGGCTCAAGAAGAACATTCCCCCCATTCGCGTCGGCAGCACCAATCTGCCGCCGGGGGAACGCAGCCTGACCGGCCATGTGGCCTACACGGGCCGCCCCTACCTGGTTTCGGACACGGCCGAGGAAAAACTGGCGGGCGGCTTCTACCGGGAGATCACCGAGGCCATCAAGAGCGAGCTGGCCGTCCCCGTCATCAGCGACGGCGAGGTCATCGCCGTCATCTGTCTCGACAGCCTGCGCCCCTACTACTTCACCGAGGAACACAAGCGCCTGCTGCTCATCATCGAGCGCATGATCAGTCGCTACCTGTCCGACCTGCAGCGCATCGAGAAGCTTACCACCGAGGTCAACCGCCTGCGCACGGACGTCGGCTACAAGGACCCCAAGATCTCTTCCTACAAGCTGGGGAACATCATCGGCAACTCGACCAAGGCCAACGAGGTGGTCGACTTCATCCAGCGCATCACCCCGCCCATCTTCAACCGCATCGCCTACTGGCACCAGCGCGACATCCAGGAGGCCACCCTGGGGCTCCCTTCCATCCTTATCACTGGATGCACCGGCAGCGGCAAGGAGTTCCTCTTTAACAACATCTTCTCCCGCCTCAACGAGATGTACCGGGAAAAGCTGGCGCCTCAGGGGGAGCTGCCGGTGAAGAAGACCAACATCGCCGCCTACAGCGGCGAGCTGACCTACTCGGAACTCTTCGGCCACAAACGCGGCGCCTTCACCGGCGCCCACGCCGACCGCAAGGGAATTCTGGAAGAGGCCCACGGCGGCGTGGTCTTTCTTGACGAAATCGGCGATGCCGACCCCAAGACCCAGGTGCAGCTGCTGCGCTTTCTCGACAACGGCGGTTTCGTCCGTCTGGGCGAGAACACCACCCGTTATGCCCGCGTGCTGCTCATCGCCGCCACCAACAAAAACCTGCGACAGCTCATCCGCGAAGGCCATTTCCGCGAGGATCTCTACCACCGCCTCTCCGAGCTGACCATCGAGGTGCCATCCCTCAACCAGCGCCACGAGGATATCCCCGACCTGGCCACCCACTTCCTCGGCAAGCTCTTTCGCGTCTACAAGAAACCCGAGGAGACGGAGGACGACGCCCCTACCCTGACCCGCAGCGCCCAGAACCTACTGGTGCAGCACCACTACACCGGCAACATCCGCGAGCTGCGCAGCATCCTGCTACGGGCTCTTTTCTTCCGCAAGGGCCATGTGATCAACGAGGAGGATATTCGCCGGGTGCTCAGCTCGATGGAGGCCCAGGAGAGGGAGGATGTCGCCGAAAAGCTGACGGAGCAGATGGCGCAGGAGATTCTGGAAGGGATCACCCGCGGGGAGCGGGATTTCTGGAGCGCGGTGCACACCCCCTTTTCGGAGAATCGCATTTCCCGGGATGTGGTGGCCGCAGTGGTCGACCTCGCCCGCGCCCAGGGCGGCACCACCATGCCGAAGCTGGCCGTCCTGCTCAAGGCCTGCGACGTCAAGAACGGCACGGACGAGGACCAGAAAGTTTTCTACAAATTCAAGAACTTCCTGTACAAAACCATTCGCATCGCCTGA